The sequence AAGTATAAATATAAATAATTTAATATTCATGGCAGGTGCAAGAAATCTAAGTAATGTTGAATGCAAAAAATTACTAACCGTGATATCTGGGAATATATACAATATCCACTCAGATGCCGATCTTGTTTTAAAAATCAAGCCCGACTTTGAAAAATGCATAGGCGCGCATCCGATTGTGATTGATGAGGAACTAAAAGGAAGAATTATGAACAGACCGTTTCACTTGCTAGGTCATCTTGATTATTGGGATAATGTTCATAAAATAATTAATCATTTGGATTTTAATAACAACTCAAGAAAAGAAGTCATGGTTGTCAATAATAATAAACCCATTGAGTTCTGCTTGAAAGATGAATCTCTCTATAACGTAATATATTACTCATCAAACAAGGAAAGAGAGGTAATAGCTAAATTATTAAATAAAAGAAATAGTGCCTTTTCGAATAAAGAGCTTGAAACCCAGGCTTTAACAAATGAAATACAGTTGATGGGCGGAGATTCCATCGTAAACAAACTAAGAGGGAATGGTGTTAAATACAATGAAATATTGCGAGACATTTCTGATGAAATTGGAATAAAAAATATAAAAGAAAAAGCAGATTTCGAAATAGAAAGTATGATACTTGATGTAATGATGAATGATTTTAAAAAGGAAATATTAACAAACGGCATTAATAAGGATAAGTGTGAGGCAATTGTTAATGCTATTGATACTTATTTGATTGGTAGTGACAATGATTTTATCGATGTGAACGTTTTCAATGATATTTATGATGTAACAGATAGGTTTAGAACTATCCATTTTACTGGGCCTGCAACCCAAGTGTTGATTCCAATAGTTATTTTAATAAAGATCCTCAGAGACCGCATTATTAAAAATAATGACTCTTTGATTAATTTTGTAGGATAATTTACTGAGATATTTGAAGTGTAACAACTGCTGACCAGTCAAGCTCATAAGAAAATCACCTGTAAATGAGGTCAGCTAAGCATAATACGTGCATAAGGGGGGGACTCCCCCCCAGAGCAAGCAACATAACAAGCATGAAGAACTGTGCAAGTGACCTTCAATGGTTACAGTTTGTCTATTGTTCTGTACCACAATACAACTAATACTAAAACCCAGCCGCCAGAGAAACTTCCCAACAGCAGCCTAAATATTACTGCTTGCTATTTCTAGCAAGTTTGCCACAGATGAAGGTACTGGGCTATGAATGAGGTTTTTAGCAAATGCTAATTCATTTAATGTTTTCTTTGACCCCGTCACGAAAGATATTTCATTTATCATGCTCAATATTTCCGGTAAAAACAGCCTATCTATAAATTGAATTGGAATAATATTCTTTACTGAGACCGTAATTTTATCTGTTCAATAGCCCAGTGTCCTGCAAAATCATTATTAAGACCGACAAAGCTTCCATTAATAGCATTAGCTATGCCACGAGATTCAATTTACGCGCCATGCCCCGCCTCATACATACATTCAGTTTGACTCCTACGATACAGATGAGATGTGGGGAGATCTGCAAGAAAATAATAGGCGAACATCTATTGTTGAACTATCAGCACGAGGAAGCACAATTGACAAAATAATAGAATCCAACCCATCCATTACAGTATTAGATATAATAAAAGAATTAAATTCCAGATCTAAACGGATGTCAGAAATGGCTAATTTATTGAAAAAAACAGAGTAGTGCCGATACTCGATGAAACAGACCGAGTTATATAATCAATCAGCTATCAATTTCTGGTATCTTACTCGTGTCCTAATTTTATATCACTTAAAAACCCCAGAACTTAAATCAATAAAATGCTCTAATGATAATTTACCTTCAAACTGTTCCCCATATTCCCGATTCATTGTTTGTATATCTAATTTGAAAGATATATTCCTAAATTTACCTGATTTATTTATGGGAATTAATTTATTATCTAAAAAAAACTTAATAACTTTTTTATGCCCTTCAACATCATCAATATTTAAGTAAAAACACGCTACTCCAGATCCAGCGTTATTCGTATATTTACAATGATCTACCACACTATTTAAAATTGCTTTTTGACATATTTTATTTGTAAATTCCACATCATAAAAAAAATACATCCATTTGCCAATTTTTTCGCTATTTTTGTTATTACTGTCATTATCAGATGAAAAATAAACCCAAAAATCATTTTCTTTAATTTTCATAAAACACCTAATTTAACGATGGTAAAATTTTAGTGTAGTACTACTTTATTATATTAACGTTCCTCTTTCACTTTCTGTGCCTCCTTTCTCACATTTTCACCTTATAGATCGAACCTTCTGACATCTGTACATAGGCAGAAATAAATCTACTAGTTGGAATATCAATGGGATCTCCATCGTTGAAACTCTCAATCTCATTACTCGCAACCTACGGGGTAAAAGGAGAGAATCGATAATCAAAAATGTAAGTAGATAATGATTTTTTCTTATTACCTTTACTGTATGACTTGACTTGAATTGATATTCCATAAAATCCATATACCGACTGAAAAACTTTTTGTAATATATTCGTCCATGAATTTTATATTTAAAACTTAACTATTTTCGAGCCTATCATTGTCGCTTTTCCACCTACTCTTACTCGACGAATTGTATTTTCTGTTGAATCAATAATAACGTGAATAAGAGAAGAACATTGCATTGCACGCCCCTGCTCTAATAAAAAATGTGTTTTGTGAGGGAATACATGCTTAACAAGATAACAACCTAAAGCACCGCTAGAACTTCCTGTCGCAGACTCTTCATTGATACCATATAAAGGGGCAAAATTACGGCAATGGGCAGTGATTTCTTCATCTTGGCTTAGCTCAAAAACATGAAAACCAATCGTATTAAATTCACGACTTAAGTTTGCAATTGCATCAAAATTAGGTTTTAGATTATCTAATTGTCCCAATTGTACGGGGATCAGCATATCAGGTAATCCCGTTGAAAATATCTCAATGGGTAAGCCTGTTTCAGAAATAGTTTCGCAATTTACGCCCAGTGCAGCAGCGACAATATCGACATTTGGAGCTTGTCGAGAAACAGGTAATGTTTGCTCCATAACGATATTTTCAGTATCAATTGCGACGCTTAAAATGCCCGCTTTCGTTTTTTGTGTGTAATGACCCGCTGCTAATAAATTAAGTGAAGATAAAGTAAAAAATAGCGCCAATGTAGCATGACCACAAAAATCGACTTCTCCTTCAGGGGTAAAAAAATCAACTTTAAAATCAGTCTCTTCACCTTGATAAACAAAAGCGGTTTCAGAAAACCCAACTTCTTTAGCGATAGCAATTTTCTGCTCATCACTTAATTGAGGAGGATTAAGTACCACGCCAGCAGGATTGCCACCTTTATTATCTCGAGTAAATGAGTTTACAAGGTGCACTTTGATCTCGTGCTCTACTGAGCGTATCGCTTTATTTTGCATATATTTCCCGCATAGCTTCAAATAATATTAAGTCTGTGTGTAAATACAGAGTGTACTAAATCTATCTTATAACGTTCGATTTTAAATACTTTTTAAGTGTTAGATAAAACACGCGCTAATTAGCGCAAACATCCGACACGCTATCTAACCCTTGCTGTCTTTGTTCAAATATGACGCTTTTCTTATCACCCTCTCGGATTATTTTTAAGATATAAATACTATCAAAATCACTGCTTTTCCATTTAGGTATTAATTTAGGATCCCCCCCTTCTTGCTTCATGATATCTCGTGCCACTTTAACTAAATTATCATGCTCCCATGCAATAAAAATCACTGCATTTTCATATTTCATACTTAACAGATCTTCACGCAACTCTTTTATCTCTTTAGCATGATATTGAAGATGAATAGGCAATGAGGTTTTAATAGCAATAGGTGAAATCGTTTGGAGTGAACGTAATGAATTTCCTAGCTTACTTTGTTTAGGTGCTGCGGCAAATAAGGCATCAGGTTTGCCAAATTGATTGATAAGCACATTAGGTAGGGCTAGTGCTCTATTTAATCCTTTACAGGTCAGTTGCCCACTATCATTATCAGGTTTTTCACCATGTCTTATAAAGACAAGTGTTTGCTCAGAATACGCCATATGACTAAATCCTAAAATAAATATGCTCAAAAATATAAATACACTGCGCATACAGCGTTACCTTTAAGTCCATTGAGTATAAGTCCATGAGTAAGTTAAAATACATCTAACATTAACCATAAACTCACCTGTTTTAAGTCATCCAGTTTATCATAGTCAAACGTATTTCAGAGGGGGAGCAAACCTTAGATAGCGTCCATTTAACCACGCTTATATTCATTGACGGTTATTCTACTTTCTAAACGCCCTAAAATTAATTAACAAACATTAAAATAGAACAAACAATTGTTAACGGAAAATAAAGAATATCTTTAATTTTTCATTACTTTTCATCCAGCTTTACAAAATTAAATGAAACTTAAATACTCAGCACATTTAGATAAAAAAAGGGAGCCAAACCCTTTTTTACAATAAAAATAATGTGTTAAAAATCAATGCAAGTCTTTTTATCTCCTTTTATTTCGTTTAATGACTAAAGTTCTTTCACTGCTTACCGATACTGTTTGTTCTTAAATAAGTTACCAATACTTATTAATTACTATTTATCCAGGGTTAAGCATGTTCTTTAAAAACTTTAAAATTCGTACAAAGTTAACCATCGCATTTACAACTTTTGTGATGTTAATTATGTTAGGTTCTGGTTTTGCACTAATGGGTTTAAATAGTGCGAATCAAGATATTCATGATGTCGTTGATGATATCTACCCAGCCACAGTAAAAGCCAATTTGCTGATTAATAATTTCAATGAGTTTATTATATTTCAGCAACTCACTATGCTTGATGAGCAAGGGAGTTTAGCCGCTGAGCAAGAGAGCAAAAAAGCAGAGATCACCGCTAAGATTGCGCAATTACTGAAAGAATTAGACGAAACCACACACGATGCTGAGTCAAAAAAAATCTTAGCTGAAGTTTATGATATTCGTCAGCAATATATCACCTCTCAAAACTTCGTGGTGAAGGCATTTAATGAAAATAATAGACACGCAGCCGTCAATGAACTAATAACAAAAACGTCCGCTATTCAGTTAAGGTATCGCGATAAAATCTTAGCGTTTATTGAATTGCAAAATCAAAAAATGGAGAAAGCGGGTGACGCTGTTGAGCGTGATTTTATTGAGAAAAGAGTATTTTTAGTATTATTAACCCTCGTCAGCATTATTGTGGGCAGCATTTTAGGGTGGTTTATTACTAGAGGTATTACTCTTCCATTAGAAAAGGCAATAAACTTTGCCAAAGCGATTGCCAGTGGTGATTTAACACAAGATGTTAATACTGATTACCATGATGAAGCAGGAATATTATTACAAGCGCTTGCTGACATGAAAATGCACCTATTAGACGTGGTGCAAAATGTACAAAATGGTGCTGAAAATATTTCGTCAGCAGCAGAACAAATTACGGCTGGTAGTCAAAATTTAGCGGCAAGAACAGAAGAACAAGCGACATCAGTAGAAGAAACAGCAAGCTCGATGGAGCAAATGACGTCAACGATTAAAAATACCGCTGCTCATACTCATGATGCCATTAATGTTGCTGAAAAAACTGAAATTGTCGTCCATCATAATGGCGAAATGATGCTTCAGTTAACTGAAAAAATGAGAGCAATAAATAGTTCATCATCTCAAATGACTGATATTATTAATTTAATTGATGCCATTGCATTCCAAACGAATATTCTTGCGCTAAATGCCGCGGTTGAAGCCGCTAGAGCGGGTGAACATGGTAAAGGTTTTGCGGTTGTTGCTGGTGAAGTCAGGTTACTCGCACAAAAAAGTGCAGATTCCGCTAATGATATACGCACCCTTATCGATAATTCATCAACTCAAACACAAGAAGGCATGGAGTTAGTTGAACAAGCAGGCTCGCAAATTCAGAAAATGATCACTGATGTCGAGGAGATCAGTGCATTATTACGAGAAATCGGGCAAGCAAGTAATGAGCAAAGCGATGGTATATCGCAAATCAATAATGCTATAAGTCAGCTTGATTCAACGACACAACAAAATGCGGGATTAGTCGAGGAGTCTGTCGCTGCCGCCGGTTCACTCAATGAACAGGCAGTAAACCTCAATAAATTAGTTAATTACTTTCAGATTAAAAATATCTAATATTTAGTTGAATAAGTTTATAAAAAATAAAGGTCACTAACCTTCTACCATAGTGACCTTTACATATGCTTTATACATGCTCTAAACGACGATATAAATCAATCATCTCAGCCAAAAACATGAGTTAAATGCGCTTTATATTCAATAATATCTTGATCAACATTTGGCTCTTTGATCACATCATTTGTCATAAAAGTAGGTAATTGAGACAGCCCTAAAAATTGTTGAGATTTGTGGAAAGCAAAATAAACACCATCAACACCTCTACCATCAAAGAAATTACCAAATTCATTAAAAGCTTCAACTGGCGCATTCCAAGTTACGGAAATCATATATTGTTTTCCTTGTAGCAAACCGCCTGTACCATATTGTTTTTTAGGATCACGACGTGTACGCCCATCGTTCTCATACAATTTACCGTGTCCTAAGGTGTAGACATCATCCATATACTTTTTCACTTTCCATGGCATCATCATCCACCAACCTGGCATTTGATATACAATAGTGTCAGCCCATAAGAATTTTTCAATTTCTTCTTCGATATCATAGCCTTCCTCTATTTGAGTTTCTTTAACACTATGACCTAATGTTACTAAATGCTCAGAGGCAATATCATGTAATGTACGGTTTAGTCGACCTGCAGAGTGACCAAAGTTTTGACCACCATTGATCAGTAAAATATTCATTTCAACTCCTAAATTTTTTCTTTCGATACGTCTAATGGAGTTAATTTAACAGGAAATGAACAGGTTAGCACACAACATAAACCCCCAAATTAATTTTTAAATTCAGAGTTACAATCTTTATATTTAATCGAAATAAGATTATATAAAAATAAAAAACCAAAAATAATCGTTTTTACGATTATGTATATTAATAATAACGATTATTGCTTTTTAGGTAAAAGTCTATTGTTGCTCAGGCTATTTTTTTAAACGGCAGACTGTTATAACATTAATTAGAGCACCTTCTAACCTGATAAGAGAGTATTACTCTCATATTAAAATCAGCGGTAAGAACCTAAGCGTATTAGGGGACTCGAAATTACAACTTTAATGTGTCAGATAAATATTGAGTTAAACTGTCAATAAAAACGCGAATGCGCTGACTCACCACGCGATCACTATAATAAACCGCATGAAAAGGTAATGGGATCGACTGTAATTTATCACTAAATAGCTCAACTAATTGACCTTCTTGAATATCTTTATTCACCATAAAATCAGATAAACAAGCAATCCCTTCACCACTCACACATAATTGCCTTAATGTTTCACCACTGTTTGAAGATATTCCTTTTGTTACCGTAATTAATTCATTCTTTTCGATTTCTAAAGGCCATGTATTTAATGAAACAGGCTCTGTAAATGTTAAACAAGTATGCTCGCTTAACGCTTGTGCTGTTGTCGGAATTCCTTTTTGCTCTAGATACTTTGGCGAAGCAATAATTTTACGATAGCTATTAAATAAAGGGCGTGCACGTAAACTTGAATCAGTTAAATGACCTACTCGTATAGCCACATCCACTTTACGCTCAATTAAATTTACAAAAGTTTCTGATGAAACTAGGGATAAAATAATATCAGGGTATTGTTGACGAAAAATAGAAATAAAAGGGATCAAGAGATGTAATACAACAGGGGTAGCCGCATCTATTCGTAATAAACCTTTAGGTGAGCTTTGTGTACCATATAACTCATTTTCAGCGGCTTGCATTTCCTGCAAAATCACTTTCATCCGTTGAAAATAAAGTTCTCCTTCTACGGTAAGATCAATTTGGCAAGTCGTTCTATTCAATAAATTAACACCTAATTTATCTTCTAATTTTTTCACTGTACGGCTGACGGCTGAGTTAGCCAAATTCAGTTTATCTGCAGCTTTTGTAAAGCTTTTATGTTCAACAACTTCAACGAATACTCTCGCTTCTTCTGATGTTGCTTTCATACAATAAGTCTCAGTGCTATTAGGTAGTATATTGAGATTTAAGGATACGGATATTTTTTTATTATTGCAATTAAGTTAACAGTGAGAAGTGAATAGTGTGTTATTGAGAATAGTGCGAATGATATAAAGAAACGTGACGACATAAAAAACAAGCAGATATACATCATGTACACCTGCTCCAATCATGATTTATACATGAAAATATTTAATTAAAAATAATGAGACACATTAACAGAGGGTAAATAAAATTAAGCTAATTTTTCAATAAATTTGATATCTAACAATTCAATTTTATCTTTTAGATTTTCAACAAACGCTTTCATATGTTCCGTCTCGTTATGTTTATCAATAGCGTTCTGGTCTTTCCATATTTCAAAGAAAATAAATGTTCTTGGTTGAGTAGTATCCTTATG comes from Proteus vulgaris and encodes:
- a CDS encoding DUF726 domain-containing protein, with the translated sequence MKEDIFFERCGNGQGNTLNIFIHGYSAASTESDRDKLKNHVAKVNTSDSNIFAFWPSGSILNNFSVADLLGVALKPNPYLLAVSAISSQIGGFKAIEQSINNLKYKFYVLLVRFLKINSNKYEAINIYSHSLGARLIIESILAMSDEFKSININNLIFMAGARNLSNVECKKLLTVISGNIYNIHSDADLVLKIKPDFEKCIGAHPIVIDEELKGRIMNRPFHLLGHLDYWDNVHKIINHLDFNNNSRKEVMVVNNNKPIEFCLKDESLYNVIYYSSNKEREVIAKLLNKRNSAFSNKELETQALTNEIQLMGGDSIVNKLRGNGVKYNEILRDISDEIGIKNIKEKADFEIESMILDVMMNDFKKEILTNGINKDKCEAIVNAIDTYLIGSDNDFIDVNVFNDIYDVTDRFRTIHFTGPATQVLIPIVILIKILRDRIIKNNDSLINFVG
- a CDS encoding PhzF family phenazine biosynthesis protein; this translates as MQNKAIRSVEHEIKVHLVNSFTRDNKGGNPAGVVLNPPQLSDEQKIAIAKEVGFSETAFVYQGEETDFKVDFFTPEGEVDFCGHATLALFFTLSSLNLLAAGHYTQKTKAGILSVAIDTENIVMEQTLPVSRQAPNVDIVAAALGVNCETISETGLPIEIFSTGLPDMLIPVQLGQLDNLKPNFDAIANLSREFNTIGFHVFELSQDEEITAHCRNFAPLYGINEESATGSSSGALGCYLVKHVFPHKTHFLLEQGRAMQCSSLIHVIIDSTENTIRRVRVGGKATMIGSKIVKF
- a CDS encoding histidine phosphatase family protein, encoding MRSVFIFLSIFILGFSHMAYSEQTLVFIRHGEKPDNDSGQLTCKGLNRALALPNVLINQFGKPDALFAAAPKQSKLGNSLRSLQTISPIAIKTSLPIHLQYHAKEIKELREDLLSMKYENAVIFIAWEHDNLVKVARDIMKQEGGDPKLIPKWKSSDFDSIYILKIIREGDKKSVIFEQRQQGLDSVSDVCAN
- a CDS encoding methyl-accepting chemotaxis protein, with protein sequence MFFKNFKIRTKLTIAFTTFVMLIMLGSGFALMGLNSANQDIHDVVDDIYPATVKANLLINNFNEFIIFQQLTMLDEQGSLAAEQESKKAEITAKIAQLLKELDETTHDAESKKILAEVYDIRQQYITSQNFVVKAFNENNRHAAVNELITKTSAIQLRYRDKILAFIELQNQKMEKAGDAVERDFIEKRVFLVLLTLVSIIVGSILGWFITRGITLPLEKAINFAKAIASGDLTQDVNTDYHDEAGILLQALADMKMHLLDVVQNVQNGAENISSAAEQITAGSQNLAARTEEQATSVEETASSMEQMTSTIKNTAAHTHDAINVAEKTEIVVHHNGEMMLQLTEKMRAINSSSSQMTDIINLIDAIAFQTNILALNAAVEAARAGEHGKGFAVVAGEVRLLAQKSADSANDIRTLIDNSSTQTQEGMELVEQAGSQIQKMITDVEEISALLREIGQASNEQSDGISQINNAISQLDSTTQQNAGLVEESVAAAGSLNEQAVNLNKLVNYFQIKNI
- a CDS encoding NAD(P)H-dependent oxidoreductase, which encodes MNILLINGGQNFGHSAGRLNRTLHDIASEHLVTLGHSVKETQIEEGYDIEEEIEKFLWADTIVYQMPGWWMMMPWKVKKYMDDVYTLGHGKLYENDGRTRRDPKKQYGTGGLLQGKQYMISVTWNAPVEAFNEFGNFFDGRGVDGVYFAFHKSQQFLGLSQLPTFMTNDVIKEPNVDQDIIEYKAHLTHVFG
- the yafC gene encoding DNA-binding transcriptional regulator YafC translates to MKATSEEARVFVEVVEHKSFTKAADKLNLANSAVSRTVKKLEDKLGVNLLNRTTCQIDLTVEGELYFQRMKVILQEMQAAENELYGTQSSPKGLLRIDAATPVVLHLLIPFISIFRQQYPDIILSLVSSETFVNLIERKVDVAIRVGHLTDSSLRARPLFNSYRKIIASPKYLEQKGIPTTAQALSEHTCLTFTEPVSLNTWPLEIEKNELITVTKGISSNSGETLRQLCVSGEGIACLSDFMVNKDIQEGQLVELFSDKLQSIPLPFHAVYYSDRVVSQRIRVFIDSLTQYLSDTLKL
- a CDS encoding putative quinol monooxygenase — encoded protein: MNNIRLIATIVAKENHENEVLSACKAMIKPSHKDEGCIQYELHKDTTQPRTFIFFEIWKDQNAIDKHNETEHMKAFVENLKDKIELLDIKFIEKLA